In Nitrospiria bacterium, the genomic stretch TTTGGCAAACCCCTCGGCCAAAGTCTATCCACCAATATTCTGTACCCATCTTTCTTTTCCGGCAAAGCATAAACTCTTTTAACTTTTATCATACAGATTAAGGTCCTCGACCTTTTAAACGTTTATTATCCTGGGATTAATACCTCGTCGCTGGGCCATTACCCGCCCAATGGCTTCAATCTCGGAATTCTCGAGAACTTTTTCCGCAAGCTGGAAAACTTAACCCTCTTCCATGCGGATATGGCTTTGATAAAGAATAGAGAGCGTATCGGGGGAACCGTTCGTGGTGAGAAAGTATATTGAGATCGTTGAAACATATCAAGAGAATTGATTAGGTTTTTCCTCGGATTTGGATTAAAAAAGGTTAGAAGAAAATAGGTTGAGGATCGAGGCAAATCCTGCAATTTGGAGGAAATTTAAGGATTGAAAAAAAGGATTCTGGATAGGATTTGAACCTTTGACATCAAGCCTTGACACTTAGGGCCGAACCTGATTCTAATCCAGTATCACCCAACATGACTTACCAGCGCCTAAAAAATCCGCTCTTCCCGGAGCAGGCGATGGGTTGCATTTTAGATCATTTGAAATGGGGTATTGACAATATGACCAGAAATGGTCATAATTAGACCATCATGAAAACACCTAAAGAATCCGCCGTACGCATCGCTGAATTCAAGGCTCATCTCAGTCAATATCTAAGGAACGTTCGTCGAGGTCATCCTTTGACGCTTCTTGACCGGGAAACGCCAATTGCAAGAATTCTTCCTTATCCCTCAGCACCAGGCAAACTGGCGATTCGAAAACCCCTCCGGTCTGCAAAGGATGTCCACCTCCCCTCTCCGATCAAGAAACACCTCAACAGTCTAAAGGTACTCCTTGAAGAGAGGCAAAAAGAGCGGTGAACGCTTACATGGACTCTTCGGTC encodes the following:
- a CDS encoding type II toxin-antitoxin system prevent-host-death family antitoxin, with the protein product MKTPKESAVRIAEFKAHLSQYLRNVRRGHPLTLLDRETPIARILPYPSAPGKLAIRKPLRSAKDVHLPSPIKKHLNSLKVLLEERQKER